The Lutibacter sp. Hel_I_33_5 genome has a window encoding:
- a CDS encoding tRNA-(ms[2]io[6]A)-hydroxylase → MLGLQFETKTSWADIAKDNLQQILTDHAFLEQKAASNAVSIIINYSEETELVKAMSEIAIEEMQHFKMVHDFMANRGMVLGREQKNDYAIRLQKFFTKTKDRTNALVQRLLIAALIEARSCERFKVFSENMEDQELSKFYKDLMISEANHYTLFLGFARQYQDRAIVDEKWNALLEFEAEMMKERGNSAKIHG, encoded by the coding sequence ATGTTAGGATTACAATTTGAAACAAAAACTTCTTGGGCAGATATTGCTAAAGATAACTTACAGCAAATATTAACAGATCATGCTTTTTTAGAGCAAAAAGCAGCATCAAATGCAGTTTCTATCATAATTAATTATTCTGAAGAAACTGAGCTTGTTAAAGCAATGAGTGAAATTGCTATTGAAGAAATGCAGCATTTTAAAATGGTACACGATTTTATGGCAAATCGCGGAATGGTTTTAGGTCGAGAGCAAAAAAATGATTACGCTATAAGACTTCAAAAATTCTTCACAAAAACAAAAGACAGAACTAATGCTTTAGTACAACGATTATTAATAGCTGCTTTAATTGAAGCTAGAAGTTGCGAGCGTTTTAAAGTTTTCTCAGAAAATATGGAAGACCAAGAATTGTCTAAATTCTATAAAGATTTAATGATTTCTGAAGCAAATCATTATACGTTATTTTTAGGATTTGCAAGACAATATCAAGATAGAGCAATTGTAGATGAAAAATGGAATGCTCTTTTAGAGTTTGAAGCAGAAATGATGAAAGAAAGAGGAAATTCTGCTAAAATTCACGGATGA
- a CDS encoding SulP family inorganic anion transporter, protein MKKESNFKTFVGDIPKNLFSGFVVSLIALPLGLGLALASGAPPISGVIAAIVGGIVASLLGGSNVTITGPGNGLVVVILAAITTLGAGDMHQGFLFTLAAIVVSGALLIILGFLRLGSLGDFFPASAIQGMLAAIGIGIFAKQIHVMLGNLEAKGSIIDLLIQVPEGIVNFFKTDDLSMFYAGSIGVISLLIMVFYSKIRNRYFQLIPAPMWIVVLSVGLYYYFEMFSASDYPIDKSLLINLPDDILSNFAFPDFGKVYQMEFINAVIAITLIASIESLLSIKAVDKLDPLKRRSNVNKDIRALGLATVISGFLGGLNVVTVIARSSVNVNNKASNRSANFFHATFLILFILLFASELRKIPLPALAAILVYTGYKLASPENIRKVFKIGKEQLIIFLITLFTTISTSLITGILIGILITFIIHIIINKNALLFFKNTLKPNVLMFKEDEKYYVSVKNFSSFLNYTKLKSKLDQIPESEEAIIDFSLCDFVDHSVMENMSNYAESFKRKGGHFEVIGLDDSKSGSEHPFALRKTLPKQMIPVKGVLTKRQKSIQKISEEMHWNYDAFPLEEVTQLPQFGYFKTRKIDKVSNILSNENCSLFDIQFSEGEMIAKQVIKATMLYIDIQKEEIPKFTLDKEGIFEYIYHFAGYNDINIENHPDFSKRFFLSGKNEEKIRSFFNDELVLFFESNQYYHIEAINNGLLIIGKERLASVKEIKSLADFGVRLTKTISTKK, encoded by the coding sequence ATGAAAAAAGAAAGCAACTTTAAAACATTTGTAGGCGACATTCCAAAAAACTTATTTTCTGGTTTTGTGGTTTCACTAATCGCACTACCCTTAGGACTCGGGTTAGCACTTGCTTCTGGTGCTCCGCCAATTTCTGGGGTTATTGCCGCAATTGTAGGTGGTATTGTCGCTTCATTACTAGGTGGATCTAACGTAACTATTACGGGACCAGGAAACGGATTAGTAGTCGTTATTCTTGCCGCTATTACCACTTTAGGAGCTGGTGATATGCACCAAGGTTTTCTCTTTACGCTTGCAGCCATTGTTGTTTCTGGCGCTTTGTTGATAATTTTAGGGTTTTTAAGATTAGGGTCTTTAGGTGATTTCTTTCCAGCCTCAGCCATTCAAGGGATGTTAGCAGCAATTGGTATTGGAATTTTCGCAAAACAAATTCACGTAATGCTAGGAAACCTAGAAGCAAAAGGGAGCATTATTGATTTATTAATTCAAGTACCAGAAGGAATTGTAAACTTTTTTAAAACCGATGATTTAAGCATGTTTTATGCAGGCTCAATAGGTGTTATTAGTTTATTAATTATGGTTTTTTATAGCAAGATAAGAAATAGATATTTTCAACTAATACCTGCACCCATGTGGATTGTAGTGCTAAGTGTGGGTTTATATTACTATTTTGAAATGTTTTCAGCCAGCGATTATCCAATAGATAAAAGCTTATTAATTAATTTACCAGATGACATTTTATCAAACTTTGCTTTTCCCGATTTTGGAAAAGTTTACCAAATGGAATTTATAAATGCTGTCATTGCAATTACTTTAATTGCAAGTATAGAAAGTTTACTAAGCATTAAAGCTGTTGATAAATTAGACCCTTTAAAACGAAGATCTAACGTAAATAAAGATATTAGAGCTTTAGGATTAGCAACTGTAATTAGCGGCTTCTTAGGAGGCCTAAATGTTGTTACTGTTATTGCAAGAAGTTCGGTGAATGTAAACAACAAAGCATCCAATAGATCTGCTAACTTTTTCCATGCAACTTTCTTAATATTATTTATACTTTTATTTGCATCAGAATTAAGAAAAATACCACTTCCTGCTTTAGCTGCAATATTAGTTTATACAGGTTATAAATTAGCTTCTCCAGAAAATATAAGAAAGGTTTTTAAAATAGGAAAAGAACAGTTAATTATTTTTTTAATCACCTTATTTACAACCATTTCAACTAGTTTAATTACAGGAATACTTATAGGTATACTTATAACATTTATCATTCATATCATCATTAATAAAAATGCATTACTCTTTTTTAAGAATACCTTAAAACCGAATGTTTTAATGTTTAAAGAAGACGAGAAATATTATGTAAGTGTAAAGAACTTTTCTAGTTTTTTAAACTACACAAAACTAAAATCTAAATTGGATCAAATACCGGAAAGTGAAGAAGCAATAATTGATTTTTCTCTATGTGATTTTGTAGATCATTCTGTAATGGAAAACATGAGTAATTATGCTGAGAGCTTTAAACGTAAAGGTGGTCATTTTGAAGTTATTGGTTTAGATGATTCTAAATCTGGAAGCGAGCATCCTTTTGCATTACGTAAAACCTTACCTAAACAAATGATACCTGTTAAGGGAGTTTTAACAAAACGACAAAAATCTATTCAGAAAATTAGTGAAGAAATGCATTGGAATTATGATGCTTTTCCTTTAGAAGAAGTTACCCAATTACCACAGTTTGGTTATTTTAAAACAAGAAAAATAGATAAAGTATCAAATATTTTATCAAACGAAAACTGTTCTCTTTTTGATATTCAATTTTCTGAAGGTGAGATGATTGCAAAACAAGTGATTAAAGCCACCATGCTTTATATTGATATTCAGAAAGAGGAAATCCCTAAATTTACGTTAGATAAAGAAGGTATTTTCGAATACATTTATCATTTTGCAGGTTATAACGACATTAATATTGAGAATCATCCCGATTTTTCTAAACGCTTTTTCTTATCTGGTAAAAATGAAGAAAAAATAAGATCATTTTTTAATGATGAGCTCGTTTTATTTTTTGAAAGCAATCAATACTATCATATAGAAGCTATTAATAACGGGCTTTTAATCATTGGTAAAGAAAGATTAGCTAGCGTAAAAGAGATAAAATCTTTAGCAGATTTTGGTGTTCGTTTAACGAAGACTATTAGTACAAAAAAATAA
- a CDS encoding universal stress protein — MIQKILIGIAFSPNLKANLFEAIRLSNMLNAELVGVHVGKKTKENQDKLSLLLEEADTLNTSFKTIWKEGNPVDVILNTCTEESIDLLILGALQKENLLKYYVGSIARKLTRKAPCSVLLMIKPSVNKLQCNHIVVNGLKDDKTKETIDFAFRFSNRISCKKITIVEEINQTEVDTKVNDDTSLRKVNIEKERLKKREDLRVKNILKGIDCSNINILTQSIFGKRGYSIGHYAKVKRADLLIMNAPSKLSLIDRIFPHDLEHILSELPTDVLIVK, encoded by the coding sequence TTGATTCAAAAAATTTTAATTGGGATTGCTTTTTCACCTAATTTAAAAGCCAATTTATTTGAAGCAATTCGACTTTCTAATATGCTAAATGCAGAATTGGTTGGCGTACATGTTGGAAAAAAAACAAAAGAAAATCAAGATAAGCTATCTTTATTGTTAGAAGAAGCTGACACATTAAATACATCTTTTAAGACCATTTGGAAAGAAGGAAATCCAGTTGATGTGATTTTAAATACTTGCACCGAAGAAAGTATTGACTTATTAATTTTAGGTGCATTACAGAAGGAAAACTTATTAAAATATTATGTAGGTTCCATCGCTAGAAAACTTACCAGAAAAGCTCCTTGCTCTGTCTTATTAATGATTAAACCATCGGTTAACAAACTACAATGTAACCACATAGTAGTTAATGGATTAAAAGATGACAAAACAAAAGAAACAATTGATTTTGCTTTTCGATTTTCCAATCGAATAAGTTGTAAAAAAATTACGATTGTAGAAGAGATTAATCAAACAGAAGTTGATACAAAAGTCAACGATGATACATCTCTTAGAAAAGTAAATATCGAAAAAGAACGATTAAAAAAACGTGAAGATTTAAGAGTTAAAAATATCCTTAAAGGTATTGATTGTAGTAATATTAATATCCTAACTCAAAGTATTTTTGGTAAAAGAGGATACTCTATTGGACATTACGCAAAAGTAAAAAGAGCAGATTTACTAATTATGAATGCACCTTCAAAATTAAGTTTGATTGATCGTATTTTCCCACATGATCTTGAGCACATTTTATCTGAATTACCAACCGATGTTTTAATTGTTAAATAA
- a CDS encoding sodium:proton antiporter, translated as MIELAGIIILGILAQWVAWKFKIPAILPLILIGLLVGPIAAEFFSDDGQKWIEPIWNGEKGLFPRNGLYYFVSLAISIILFEGGLTLRKSEIANVGPVITKLITLGSAVTFVISAILAHYIFDLGWEISMLFSALIIVTGPTVISPILRNVPLKKDVATVLKWEGILIDPIGALVAVLVFEFISVGGGSGFTKTALMEFGKIILFGTTFGFTFAHALIFIINKKLVPHYLLNVVSLSAVLLVFVLSDLFAHESGLLAVVVMGMVMANSKLNSFDELLYFKESLSILLISILFILLAANMNIDELLLVFNWKALLLFSCVVLVIRPLAVFLSTYKSTLKLNEKLFISWVGPRGIVAAGIASLFGTKLMQQGVQGAEYITPLVFMIVLGTVLLNATTARIFAKIVGVFLKNSDAIVIVGASKASRVIAGYLLKNNRRVVLLDQNKEYVNKAKSEGIEAFNIDIYNDSLEGNIELNDVGYLIAMTGSDVVNDYAVHQLSDIYGEHGAFRLASSVEVRTKEVENNDILFTQKDDYINLNESARDFPQINEVQITSVEDYTTKLQKINDELKSIPLFIKSGDTIDTIPRKPINKVSENDVIVYLGKKLEI; from the coding sequence ATGATTGAATTAGCAGGTATTATAATTTTAGGGATTTTAGCGCAATGGGTAGCTTGGAAATTCAAAATTCCAGCAATTCTTCCATTAATATTAATTGGTCTTTTAGTAGGGCCAATTGCTGCTGAATTTTTTAGTGATGATGGTCAAAAATGGATAGAGCCAATTTGGAATGGAGAAAAAGGATTGTTTCCAAGAAATGGCTTGTACTACTTTGTTTCTCTAGCCATTAGTATTATTCTTTTTGAAGGTGGTTTGACCTTAAGAAAGAGTGAGATTGCTAATGTTGGTCCAGTTATTACTAAATTAATAACACTAGGTTCTGCGGTAACTTTTGTTATTTCTGCAATATTAGCTCATTATATATTTGATTTAGGTTGGGAAATCTCCATGCTTTTTTCAGCATTAATTATAGTTACAGGTCCAACGGTGATTTCACCTATACTAAGAAATGTTCCACTAAAGAAAGATGTAGCCACAGTATTAAAATGGGAAGGAATTTTAATCGACCCAATTGGAGCCTTGGTAGCCGTATTGGTTTTTGAATTTATAAGTGTTGGTGGTGGAAGTGGCTTTACTAAAACAGCATTAATGGAGTTTGGTAAAATTATTTTATTCGGAACTACCTTCGGATTTACCTTTGCACACGCACTGATATTTATTATCAATAAAAAGCTAGTCCCTCATTATTTATTAAATGTAGTTTCTTTATCTGCTGTATTGTTAGTTTTTGTGCTGTCAGATTTATTTGCTCACGAATCAGGTTTACTTGCGGTTGTAGTAATGGGAATGGTGATGGCAAATAGTAAGTTAAATAGCTTTGATGAGCTTCTATACTTTAAAGAATCGTTATCAATTTTATTAATATCAATCCTTTTTATTTTGCTAGCAGCAAACATGAATATAGATGAACTTTTATTAGTTTTTAATTGGAAGGCATTGCTACTATTTTCTTGTGTTGTCCTCGTTATACGACCGTTAGCAGTATTTTTAAGCACCTATAAATCAACCTTAAAACTAAACGAAAAACTATTTATAAGTTGGGTTGGGCCGCGTGGAATTGTTGCAGCTGGTATCGCTTCTTTATTTGGAACAAAATTAATGCAACAAGGAGTTCAAGGAGCAGAATATATTACGCCACTTGTATTTATGATTGTATTAGGAACTGTATTGTTAAATGCCACTACGGCAAGAATATTTGCAAAAATTGTAGGTGTTTTTCTTAAAAATTCTGATGCTATTGTTATCGTAGGTGCTTCAAAAGCATCGAGAGTGATTGCTGGTTATTTATTAAAAAATAATAGGAGAGTGGTGTTGTTAGATCAAAATAAAGAATATGTAAACAAAGCAAAATCAGAAGGAATAGAAGCGTTTAATATTGATATTTATAATGATAGTTTAGAAGGAAATATTGAGTTAAATGATGTTGGTTATTTAATCGCCATGACGGGAAGTGATGTAGTAAATGACTATGCAGTACATCAATTATCAGATATTTATGGAGAGCATGGAGCATTTCGATTAGCATCTTCCGTTGAGGTACGTACTAAGGAAGTTGAAAATAATGATATTTTGTTTACTCAGAAAGATGACTATATCAATTTAAATGAAAGTGCGCGTGATTTTCCTCAAATAAATGAAGTCCAAATAACTTCTGTAGAAGATTATACAACCAAACTTCAAAAAATAAATGATGAATTAAAGTCGATTCCATTATTTATTAAATCTGGAGATACTATTGATACTATTCCGAGAAAACCTATAAATAAAGTATCAGAAAATGATGTTATTGTTTATTTAGGAAAGAAATTAGAGATCTAA
- the dnaX gene encoding DNA polymerase III subunit gamma/tau, which produces MEHFIVSARKYRPQNFEDVVGQQAITNTLENAIKNNHLAQALLFTGPRGVGKTSCARILAKKINQQDNPSNDDDFAFNIFELDAASNNSVDDIRSLTDQVRIPPQVGKYKVYIIDEVHMLSQAAFNAFLKTLEEPPAHAIFILATTEKHKIIPTILSRCQIFDFKRIGVLDAKNYLKVICEKEKITAEDDALHIIAQKADGAMRDALSIFDRVVSFSGDNLTREAVTENLNVLDYDSFFKMTDLLLTNKIPDVLVEFNSILSKGFEGHHFINGLASHFRDLLVAKDKLTTELLEVGDSAKKRYLEQSSKANITFLIQAINKANECDLKYKASKNQRLLVELTLMQIASITFDGEKKKSANYIIPATFFTSLSPAAKSLKPKASIVEEPKPILEKPKPVVVKPVLKNAPKRTSSLSLKSVHLKKDVEKKSIDINYDNHPKDIFTQKELEKYWVKYQEKLTEKGEKSLASILASGEPILLDNFSIELTLPNSLMQDQLLRAKPKLIQFLRESLNNYGLDISTKVSETVEKKFAYTPLEKYNKLKEKNPLMEKLRQSFELDL; this is translated from the coding sequence ATGGAGCATTTTATAGTTTCTGCACGTAAATACAGACCTCAAAATTTTGAGGATGTTGTTGGGCAACAAGCCATAACAAATACGTTAGAAAACGCTATAAAAAACAACCATTTAGCACAAGCATTATTATTTACAGGGCCACGTGGGGTTGGAAAAACATCATGTGCTAGAATTTTAGCTAAAAAAATTAATCAGCAGGACAATCCATCAAACGATGATGATTTTGCTTTTAATATTTTTGAATTAGATGCTGCATCTAATAATTCTGTGGATGATATTAGAAGTTTAACAGATCAGGTACGTATTCCGCCACAAGTTGGAAAATACAAGGTTTATATCATTGATGAGGTACACATGTTATCTCAAGCAGCTTTTAATGCTTTTTTAAAGACCTTAGAAGAACCGCCAGCACATGCTATCTTTATTTTAGCTACTACTGAAAAGCATAAAATAATACCGACAATTTTATCACGTTGTCAAATTTTTGATTTCAAAAGAATTGGTGTTTTAGATGCAAAAAACTATTTAAAAGTTATTTGCGAGAAAGAGAAAATTACTGCTGAAGATGATGCGCTGCATATTATTGCTCAAAAAGCAGATGGCGCAATGCGTGATGCATTATCAATATTTGATAGAGTGGTTAGTTTTTCTGGTGATAATCTAACAAGAGAAGCTGTAACAGAAAATTTAAATGTGTTAGATTATGATTCTTTTTTTAAGATGACTGATTTATTACTTACTAATAAAATTCCGGATGTTTTAGTTGAATTCAACTCAATCTTATCAAAAGGGTTTGAAGGACATCATTTTATAAACGGACTAGCAAGTCATTTTAGAGACTTATTGGTTGCAAAAGATAAATTGACCACAGAACTGCTAGAAGTTGGAGATTCAGCAAAAAAGAGATACTTAGAGCAATCTTCTAAGGCGAATATTACCTTTTTAATACAAGCCATCAACAAAGCAAATGAGTGCGATTTAAAATACAAAGCGAGTAAAAATCAACGACTACTTGTAGAACTTACTTTAATGCAAATTGCCTCTATCACTTTTGATGGAGAAAAAAAAAAGTCAGCTAACTACATAATTCCTGCAACTTTTTTTACGTCTCTTTCTCCGGCAGCAAAATCTTTAAAACCTAAAGCTTCTATTGTTGAAGAACCTAAACCTATATTAGAAAAACCGAAACCAGTTGTTGTAAAACCTGTTTTAAAGAACGCTCCAAAAAGGACGTCTTCATTATCTTTAAAAAGTGTTCATCTTAAAAAAGATGTAGAGAAAAAATCTATTGATATCAATTATGATAATCACCCAAAAGATATTTTTACACAAAAAGAGTTAGAAAAATACTGGGTTAAATATCAAGAAAAACTAACTGAAAAAGGAGAAAAAAGTTTAGCGTCTATTTTAGCTTCTGGAGAACCCATACTATTAGATAATTTTAGTATCGAATTAACCTTGCCCAACTCGTTAATGCAAGATCAATTGTTACGAGCAAAACCTAAGTTAATTCAGTTCTTAAGGGAAAGTCTAAACAATTACGGTCTAGATATTTCTACAAAAGTAAGTGAAACCGTTGAGAAAAAGTTTGCCTATACGCCTTTAGAAAAATACAATAAATTGAAAGAGAAAAATCCATTAATGGAGAAACTTCGTCAATCTTTTGAATTAGATCTCTAA
- the msrA gene encoding peptide-methionine (S)-S-oxide reductase MsrA: MNYIKRIFLCCFAITLFSCFSFTEKKAKKPISEFTIQKDTKVAYFASGCFWCVEAIFESVAGVEEAVSGYAGGFTKKPTYNTIGTGATGHAETVAVYYNPKKVSFKTLVAVFFGSHDPTTKNGQHPDYGSQYRSIAFYENEDEKAIINNAITYLNKEVFDNKIVTEVTKFKKFHKAEEYHQDFERRNPNQGYVRAVSIPRLNRFKKKFPELLKNK, encoded by the coding sequence ATGAATTATATAAAACGTATTTTCCTTTGCTGTTTTGCAATTACCTTATTTTCTTGTTTTAGTTTTACTGAAAAGAAAGCTAAAAAACCGATTTCAGAATTCACGATTCAAAAAGATACAAAAGTCGCTTATTTTGCAAGTGGCTGTTTTTGGTGTGTAGAAGCGATTTTTGAAAGTGTAGCTGGTGTAGAAGAGGCAGTTTCTGGATATGCGGGAGGATTTACCAAAAAACCAACTTATAACACTATTGGTACAGGAGCAACTGGACATGCAGAAACTGTTGCCGTATATTACAATCCTAAAAAAGTATCTTTTAAAACCTTAGTGGCTGTGTTTTTTGGTTCACATGACCCTACTACAAAAAATGGACAGCATCCAGATTATGGATCACAATATAGATCGATTGCATTTTATGAAAATGAAGATGAAAAAGCAATCATAAATAATGCAATTACGTATTTAAACAAAGAGGTGTTTGATAATAAAATTGTTACCGAAGTAACAAAATTTAAGAAATTTCATAAAGCGGAAGAATATCATCAAGATTTTGAGCGTAGAAACCCAAATCAAGGATATGTAAGAGCGGTTTCTATTCCTAGGTTAAATCGATTTAAAAAAAAGTTTCCTGAGCTTTTGAAGAATAAGTAA
- a CDS encoding alpha/beta hydrolase produces the protein MSLNRNIFLIFFLIFSVLSSNAQNVFSHEKEITPEIDFSFSEINFHNSHDNLWLSGTLITPKTDYKKIVVIVPGSGKDTRNSHYKLTKKLLKNNIAVYRFDERGVGKSEGKFTSNILNLTHDVAFAINHLKSVDTYQDKQIGLLGHSLGGMAAVTAYTILPKSQVDFLIQIASPVKNFADASKYQIKTLEQYQIKNKTYLETINLLDTLLYITHQNKNLNITDTKLRNKGLDAIKLKGFNINDVNFWSNTHINLFKEDYEIAYKTLKIPTIYIIGSNDQYINPLAEVKRLKNYNNPYITVKVISNLNHYLTSGTLTNSMLYNIDKRASDTILNWIEKI, from the coding sequence ATGTCCTTAAATAGGAACATTTTTTTAATCTTTTTTTTAATTTTTAGTGTACTATCTAGTAACGCTCAAAATGTTTTTTCTCACGAAAAAGAAATCACTCCTGAAATTGATTTCAGCTTTTCTGAAATTAATTTTCACAATTCTCACGATAATCTTTGGCTATCTGGCACACTTATCACCCCAAAAACTGATTATAAAAAAATAGTTGTTATTGTTCCAGGATCTGGAAAAGATACACGAAACTCACATTATAAACTCACCAAAAAACTCCTTAAAAACAATATTGCTGTGTATCGCTTTGATGAACGTGGTGTTGGAAAATCTGAAGGAAAATTCACCTCAAACATATTAAACTTAACACATGATGTTGCTTTCGCTATCAATCATTTAAAATCTGTAGACACGTATCAAGACAAGCAAATTGGCTTATTAGGTCACAGTTTAGGTGGTATGGCGGCAGTTACAGCATATACTATTTTACCAAAATCTCAAGTAGACTTTTTAATTCAGATTGCATCACCTGTAAAGAATTTTGCAGATGCTTCTAAATATCAAATAAAAACGCTTGAGCAATATCAAATAAAAAACAAAACATATCTAGAAACCATTAATTTACTAGATACTTTATTATACATCACACATCAGAACAAAAACCTAAACATTACAGACACCAAACTTAGAAACAAAGGTTTAGATGCAATTAAATTAAAAGGATTTAATATAAATGATGTCAATTTTTGGAGTAACACACACATAAATTTATTTAAAGAAGACTATGAAATAGCATACAAAACGCTAAAAATTCCAACGATATATATTATTGGGAGTAACGATCAATATATTAACCCGCTGGCAGAAGTTAAGCGCTTAAAAAATTACAACAACCCCTACATTACAGTAAAGGTAATCTCAAATTTGAATCATTACCTAACGTCTGGAACTTTAACAAATTCTATGTTATACAATATAGATAAACGAGCGTCGGACACCATATTGAACTGGATAGAAAAAATATAA
- a CDS encoding long-chain fatty acid--CoA ligase encodes MPIEIKRLFDFPYYQQENYNLSKAFSTKYNGKWESISTQEYIDKANAISRALLNLGVQPNDKIAVISTNNRTEWNICDIGILQVGAQNVPIYPTISKEDYEYVLNHSEAIYCFVSDTTILEKLNQIKGNTKLKEIYTFDDVAGEKSWKELLESGKDESNQNDVEARKENVQPEDLATLIYTSGTTGRPKGVMLSHNNIVSNVLSSTIRVPLDRGDSKALSFLPVCHIFERMILYIYQSCGVEIYFAESIEKLSENAQEIKPQVMTAVPRLYEKIYDKIYAKGADLTGIKKSLFFWAIELGLKYEPYGANGWWYEKRLSIAKKLIFSKWQAALGGELKLMVSGSAALQQRLTRVFTAAGMPIMEGYGLTETSPVITVNCEENGGFRIGTVGRVIDGVEVKIAEDGEILAKGPNIMQGYYKDPEKTASVIKNGYFHTGDKGEIDKDGFLKITGRTKEMFKTSGGKYIVPPLLEGELKQSRFIEQVMVIGEGQKMAAAIVQPNFEFVRDWAKRQNIKLGDNKDLITNKKVIDRIEKEVNVCNSKFGKWETIKKFELTAEEWSIDAGHLTPTMKMKRATIRKIYQDLYDKIYCD; translated from the coding sequence ATGCCAATAGAAATTAAACGATTATTCGATTTTCCATATTATCAACAAGAAAATTATAATTTATCTAAAGCTTTTAGCACTAAATATAATGGAAAATGGGAATCCATTTCCACACAAGAGTATATTGATAAAGCCAATGCTATAAGTAGAGCTTTATTAAATTTAGGTGTACAACCTAACGATAAAATCGCTGTTATTTCAACAAATAACAGAACAGAATGGAATATTTGTGATATTGGTATTTTACAAGTTGGTGCTCAAAATGTTCCAATATATCCTACAATTTCTAAAGAAGATTATGAATATGTTTTAAATCATTCTGAAGCTATTTATTGTTTCGTATCTGATACTACTATTTTAGAAAAGTTGAATCAAATAAAAGGAAATACCAAGCTAAAAGAAATTTATACTTTTGATGATGTTGCTGGTGAAAAAAGTTGGAAAGAATTATTAGAGTCTGGTAAAGATGAAAGTAATCAAAATGATGTTGAAGCACGGAAAGAAAATGTACAACCAGAAGATTTAGCAACCTTAATTTATACTTCCGGAACTACGGGAAGACCAAAAGGTGTTATGCTTTCTCATAATAATATAGTAAGTAATGTTCTAAGTAGCACAATACGTGTCCCTTTAGACAGAGGAGATTCTAAAGCGTTAAGTTTTTTACCTGTCTGTCATATTTTTGAACGTATGATATTATACATATATCAATCTTGTGGTGTAGAAATATATTTCGCAGAATCGATAGAAAAATTAAGCGAAAATGCGCAAGAAATTAAGCCACAGGTAATGACGGCAGTTCCAAGATTATATGAAAAAATATATGATAAAATTTACGCTAAGGGAGCTGATTTAACTGGTATAAAAAAGAGTTTATTCTTCTGGGCAATTGAATTAGGTTTAAAATATGAACCTTATGGAGCCAATGGTTGGTGGTATGAAAAAAGATTAAGTATCGCTAAAAAATTAATCTTCTCTAAATGGCAAGCCGCTTTAGGTGGCGAATTAAAATTAATGGTTTCAGGCTCTGCAGCACTTCAACAGCGATTAACTCGCGTTTTTACAGCAGCAGGTATGCCAATTATGGAAGGATATGGATTAACAGAAACATCTCCTGTAATTACTGTAAACTGTGAAGAAAATGGCGGATTTAGAATTGGAACTGTAGGTAGAGTTATTGATGGTGTTGAGGTTAAAATTGCCGAAGATGGTGAGATATTAGCGAAAGGACCTAATATTATGCAAGGCTATTATAAAGATCCAGAAAAAACAGCTTCGGTTATTAAAAATGGTTATTTTCATACTGGTGATAAAGGAGAAATTGATAAAGATGGTTTCCTTAAAATTACTGGTAGAACCAAAGAAATGTTTAAAACCTCTGGAGGAAAATATATTGTTCCACCTTTATTAGAAGGAGAACTAAAACAATCTCGTTTTATAGAACAAGTTATGGTGATTGGTGAAGGTCAGAAAATGGCTGCAGCAATTGTACAACCAAATTTTGAATTTGTAAGAGATTGGGCAAAAAGACAAAATATCAAATTAGGTGACAATAAAGACCTGATTACCAACAAGAAAGTAATTGATAGAATTGAAAAAGAAGTTAATGTGTGCAATAGTAAATTTGGAAAATGGGAAACCATTAAAAAGTTTGAATTAACTGCTGAAGAATGGTCTATTGATGCTGGACACCTTACGCCAACCATGAAAATGAAACGCGCAACTATTAGAAAAATCTATCAAGATTTATACGATAAGATTTACTGCGATTAA